The Metabacillus sediminilitoris genome window below encodes:
- a CDS encoding diglucosyl diacylglycerol synthase: MKSNSKVLILTAKYGNGHVQVAKTLENQCKKLGFEKVIVCNLYSESFPVFSEITQYLYLKSFSIGKQFYRLFYYGVDKIYNKRMMNLYFKMGHKRLHQIVTSEQPDMIINTFPMIVVPEYRRKTGTIIPTFNVLTDFCLHRIWVHENIDKYYVASNHVKEKLIQLGIHPSTVKVTGIPIRTQFEEEINTREIYQKYELDPTKKTLLIMAGAHGVLKNVKELCQSFISKSDEIQIVVVCGNNTILKESLDSLATNYPNQFKVLSYVERIDELYRIASCMITKPGGITLTEATALGVPVVLFKPVPGQEKENAHFFEDNHAAIIVNQIEDITDKVHQLLSDEKKLTDMKVNIKKLHVPHSADLIVNDMIKEAAYIKDKHMMAGSVNY, from the coding sequence TTGAAAAGCAATTCAAAAGTGTTAATCTTAACAGCTAAGTATGGCAATGGGCATGTACAAGTTGCAAAAACACTAGAAAATCAGTGTAAAAAACTTGGGTTTGAAAAGGTTATTGTCTGTAATCTTTATTCAGAATCATTTCCTGTTTTTTCGGAGATTACGCAGTATTTATATTTAAAAAGCTTCTCAATAGGTAAGCAGTTTTATCGTTTATTTTATTATGGAGTAGATAAAATTTATAACAAAAGAATGATGAATCTCTACTTTAAAATGGGACACAAACGATTACACCAGATTGTAACGAGTGAGCAGCCTGATATGATTATTAATACATTCCCAATGATCGTCGTCCCTGAATATCGAAGAAAAACGGGAACTATTATTCCAACTTTTAACGTTTTAACTGATTTCTGTTTACACAGAATTTGGGTACATGAAAATATTGATAAGTACTATGTTGCATCAAATCATGTAAAAGAAAAGTTAATTCAATTAGGCATTCATCCTAGTACCGTAAAAGTAACTGGTATTCCAATCAGGACTCAATTCGAAGAAGAAATAAATACACGAGAAATTTATCAAAAATACGAGTTGGACCCTACTAAAAAAACACTTTTGATCATGGCTGGTGCTCATGGTGTTCTAAAAAATGTTAAAGAACTTTGTCAGTCATTTATTTCGAAGTCTGACGAAATCCAAATAGTTGTTGTTTGTGGCAATAACACAATTTTAAAAGAGAGTCTGGATTCTCTCGCTACAAATTACCCTAATCAATTCAAAGTATTGAGTTATGTAGAAAGAATTGATGAACTATATCGGATAGCCTCATGTATGATAACAAAACCTGGTGGAATTACATTAACAGAAGCAACAGCACTGGGCGTTCCTGTCGTACTATTCAAACCAGTCCCAGGACAAGAAAAAGAAAATGCTCATTTCTTTGAAGACAATCATGCTGCAATTATTGTGAACCAGATTGAAGATATAACAGACAAAGTGCATCAATTATTATCTGATGAAAAAAAATTAACTGACATGAAAGTAAATATAAAAAAACTTCATGTTCCACATTCAGCTGACTTGATAGTAAACGATATGATCAAAGAAGCTGCTTATATTAAAGATAAACATATGATGGCTGGCTCAGTAAACTACTAA
- the metA gene encoding homoserine O-acetyltransferase MetA gives MPINIPSHLPAKEILEQENIFIMEEKRAYSQDIRPLNIVILNIMPEKEKTETQLLRLLGNSPLQLNITFLRPETHTSKTTSIEHLEEFYTTFKHIQHKKFDGMIITGAPIEHLAFEEVSYWPELKEIMDWTKTNVTSTLHICWGAQAGLFHHYGVNKYKLEKKCFGIFKHEIVNPTVKLLRGFDDYYYVPHSRHTDVFKKEIEADSNLQILTYSEDAGVCLVMSEDGKQIFLTGHPEYERMSLKDEYERDIAKGLTVDIPENYFVNDDPKNQPIHCWRSHANLLFVNWLNYYVYQETPYIWE, from the coding sequence TTGCCGATTAACATACCTAGTCATTTACCAGCAAAAGAAATACTTGAACAAGAAAATATTTTTATTATGGAAGAAAAAAGAGCGTATTCTCAAGATATACGACCATTAAACATTGTTATTTTAAATATTATGCCTGAGAAAGAAAAAACAGAAACTCAATTATTACGTTTACTGGGGAATTCTCCACTTCAATTAAACATCACATTTTTAAGACCTGAAACACACACATCAAAAACAACATCAATTGAACATTTAGAGGAATTTTATACAACTTTTAAACATATACAACATAAGAAATTCGATGGAATGATCATTACTGGTGCACCAATCGAACATTTAGCTTTTGAAGAGGTTTCGTATTGGCCAGAACTAAAAGAAATTATGGATTGGACTAAAACAAATGTAACCTCAACTTTACATATATGTTGGGGAGCACAAGCAGGACTTTTCCATCACTATGGCGTAAATAAATATAAACTGGAAAAAAAATGCTTTGGTATTTTTAAGCATGAAATTGTAAATCCGACTGTAAAATTATTAAGAGGGTTTGATGATTACTATTATGTCCCACATTCTAGACATACAGATGTCTTTAAAAAAGAAATTGAAGCTGATTCGAATTTACAAATTCTCACTTATTCGGAAGATGCGGGTGTTTGTCTAGTAATGTCTGAGGACGGAAAGCAAATATTCTTAACTGGTCATCCTGAATATGAACGTATGTCACTCAAAGATGAATATGAAAGAGATATAGCAAAAGGACTCACTGTTGATATTCCAGAAAACTACTTTGTTAACGATGATCCAAAAAATCAACCGATCCATTGTTGGAGATCACACGCAAACCTGCTATTTGTGAATTGGCTAAATTATTATGTATACCAAGAAACACCTTATATTTGGGAATAA
- a CDS encoding formate--tetrahydrofolate ligase, protein MDTNKIYKSDIEIAQQATLLPIKHVAEKFLNLQEEELELYGKYKAKLSLTLLDRLKNKKPGQVILVTSINPTSAGEGKSTVTVGLGQALNQLNKKAIIAMREPSLGPTMGLKGGATGGGFSQVLPMDEINLHFTGDLHAITTANNALASFIDNHIYQGNKLRIDPRRIVWKRVLDLNDRSLRNITIGLGGPMNGVPREDHFDITVASEIMAILCLAESLSDLRTRLSKIVIGYTYENTPITVGELGYEGALTLLLKDAIKPNLVQTIEHTPAIIHGGPFANIAHGCNSLLATKMASKLGDYVVTEAGFGADLGAEKFLNIKARIGKISPAAVVIVATIRALKLHGGIKKENLLQENTTALMNGIANLNKHIETIKGFGLPYVVAINKFITDTDDEINAVIDWCDKEAHPQALCEVWEHGGKGGIDLANKVLSIIDSKENHFHQLYDQNESIKEKIMSIASKVYGATGVQYTSIAERQIKEFEQLGWSELPICMAKTQYSLTDQAHLVGRPENFTLTIREFKISLGAGFIVALTGNIMTMPGLPKKPAALAMDVNEAGFATGLF, encoded by the coding sequence GTGGACACTAATAAAATATATAAATCAGATATTGAAATTGCTCAACAAGCAACATTATTGCCTATTAAGCATGTTGCTGAGAAGTTTTTAAATCTTCAAGAGGAAGAATTGGAGTTGTATGGTAAATATAAAGCAAAGCTCTCACTAACACTCCTTGACCGATTAAAGAATAAAAAGCCGGGTCAAGTTATTCTGGTTACCTCAATAAATCCAACTTCAGCAGGAGAAGGAAAATCAACCGTAACTGTTGGTTTAGGGCAAGCATTAAATCAGTTAAACAAAAAAGCAATTATTGCAATGCGTGAGCCTTCACTTGGTCCGACTATGGGGCTAAAAGGTGGTGCAACCGGTGGAGGCTTTTCTCAAGTACTGCCTATGGATGAAATTAATCTCCATTTTACAGGAGATCTTCACGCAATTACAACAGCAAATAATGCATTAGCATCATTTATTGATAATCATATTTATCAAGGAAATAAACTCCGTATCGACCCGAGGCGAATCGTTTGGAAACGAGTATTAGATTTAAATGACCGTTCGCTTCGTAATATTACTATTGGTCTTGGCGGTCCAATGAACGGGGTACCGCGAGAAGATCATTTTGATATAACTGTCGCTTCTGAAATAATGGCTATATTATGTTTAGCTGAAAGTCTATCAGATTTACGAACTAGACTTTCAAAAATTGTCATTGGATATACTTATGAAAACACGCCTATTACGGTAGGAGAATTAGGATATGAGGGTGCACTAACCTTATTATTGAAAGATGCAATAAAACCCAATTTAGTACAAACCATTGAACATACACCTGCAATTATTCATGGTGGTCCATTTGCAAATATTGCACATGGCTGTAACAGTTTATTGGCGACAAAAATGGCTTCTAAACTAGGTGATTATGTAGTAACAGAGGCAGGTTTTGGTGCAGACCTTGGGGCTGAAAAATTTCTAAATATAAAAGCGCGAATTGGCAAGATTTCTCCTGCTGCAGTTGTAATCGTTGCCACAATTAGAGCACTGAAATTACATGGTGGAATAAAAAAAGAAAACCTGTTACAGGAAAATACAACAGCTTTAATGAACGGCATAGCGAATTTAAACAAACATATTGAAACGATAAAAGGCTTTGGCTTACCATATGTTGTGGCAATAAATAAATTTATTACAGATACCGATGATGAAATTAATGCAGTCATTGATTGGTGTGATAAAGAAGCACATCCACAAGCTCTATGCGAAGTATGGGAGCATGGAGGAAAAGGAGGTATTGATTTAGCTAATAAAGTACTTTCTATTATAGATTCGAAAGAGAACCATTTTCATCAATTATATGATCAAAATGAATCTATAAAGGAGAAAATTATGAGCATAGCAAGTAAAGTATACGGAGCAACTGGTGTCCAGTATACTAGTATTGCAGAAAGACAAATCAAAGAATTTGAACAACTAGGATGGAGTGAATTGCCAATCTGTATGGCAAAAACTCAATACTCTTTAACAGATCAAGCACATCTAGTAGGAAGACCGGAAAATTTCACACTCACAATTAGAGAATTCAAAATTTCACTAGGTGCTGGTTTTATTGTGGCTTTAACCGGAAATATCATGACAATGCCAGGATTACCGAAGAAACCAGCAGCTCTTGCAATGGATGTAAATGAGGCTGGTTTTGCTACGGGTTTATTTTAG
- a CDS encoding metal-dependent hydrolase, giving the protein MDTSTHIIMGFGLAGLSFIDPAVSSNPELAQAILLGTVIGSNAPDFDYAIKLVKGRGMYTEHHRGLSHSIPALFIWTLFVAGIIYLFFRDVSFLPLLYWTFISVVIHVGFDILNPYGTQAGRPFTKNWLSLNFIPLFDPIIIFIHLIGFILWLIGYPPGIVFSCGYLVLLLYVAMRYLVYKQKRSFVMKNTQKRGNITFIPTMWLHKWDFVFETDSAYHVGFVNGNKINLFQHFVRHDPNAQLIKASLQDKNVQHFIANSKHTHAISYHSLSGFEVHWIDLRFRHKDRFPYMAIVKFNREQTIIHSSTGWMHNIKNRNEKLPSNQNRALER; this is encoded by the coding sequence ATGGATACAAGTACTCATATTATCATGGGTTTTGGATTAGCAGGATTAAGCTTTATAGATCCTGCTGTTTCATCTAATCCTGAGCTTGCTCAGGCCATTTTATTAGGAACTGTTATTGGATCAAATGCACCTGATTTTGATTATGCCATAAAACTTGTTAAAGGTCGGGGCATGTATACTGAACATCATCGCGGGCTATCGCATTCCATACCTGCTCTTTTCATTTGGACGCTTTTTGTTGCCGGAATTATTTATTTATTTTTTAGAGATGTTTCTTTTTTACCGCTCTTATATTGGACTTTCATATCTGTCGTTATACACGTTGGATTTGATATTTTGAACCCCTATGGGACACAAGCTGGAAGACCTTTCACAAAAAATTGGCTTTCATTAAATTTTATTCCTTTATTTGATCCTATTATTATCTTCATCCACCTAATTGGTTTTATCTTATGGTTAATCGGATATCCTCCTGGAATAGTCTTTAGCTGCGGATATTTGGTTTTACTTTTATATGTAGCAATGAGATATCTAGTCTATAAACAGAAGCGATCTTTCGTTATGAAAAACACACAAAAAAGAGGAAATATAACCTTTATCCCTACTATGTGGTTACATAAATGGGACTTTGTATTCGAAACAGATTCAGCTTATCATGTTGGTTTTGTAAACGGAAATAAAATTAATTTGTTTCAACATTTTGTACGCCATGATCCTAATGCTCAACTTATTAAAGCTTCATTACAAGATAAAAATGTCCAGCATTTTATAGCTAATTCTAAACATACACATGCAATATCCTACCATTCTCTATCAGGATTTGAAGTTCATTGGATTGACTTACGTTTTCGTCATAAGGATCGATTTCCATATATGGCTATCGTCAAATTTAATCGGGAACAAACGATTATTCATTCAAGTACAGGTTGGATGCACAACATAAAAAATCGAAATGAAAAATTGCCTTCGAATCAAAATCGAGCATTAGAACGATAA
- a CDS encoding DUF2564 family protein yields the protein MDQINHTDLISGMNELSQIEMSVKAAQKMVGSATMQLDPEAIHHAENAIRDAKEIMNRSPKTGVDQEFLLKQQELLNQCEHQLSEAKQ from the coding sequence GTGGATCAAATAAATCATACAGATTTAATAAGCGGAATGAATGAACTTAGTCAAATTGAAATGTCAGTAAAGGCAGCTCAAAAAATGGTTGGTTCCGCAACTATGCAATTAGACCCTGAGGCGATTCATCACGCTGAAAATGCTATACGAGACGCTAAAGAGATCATGAATCGTTCACCCAAAACAGGTGTTGATCAAGAATTTTTACTAAAACAACAAGAACTCCTTAATCAATGTGAGCATCAA
- the cspD gene encoding cold-shock protein CspD — protein sequence MQNGKVKWFNNEKGFGFIEVEGGDDVFVHFTAIQGEGYKSLEEGQEVSFEIVEGNRGPQAANVTKL from the coding sequence ATGCAAAACGGTAAAGTAAAATGGTTTAACAATGAAAAAGGTTTTGGATTTATCGAAGTTGAAGGTGGAGACGATGTATTCGTACACTTCACAGCTATCCAAGGTGAAGGTTACAAATCATTAGAAGAAGGTCAAGAAGTTTCATTCGAAATCGTTGAAGGTAACCGTGGACCACAAGCTGCTAACGTTACAAAGTTATAA
- a CDS encoding phosphocarrier protein HPr produces MVEKTFTITHEAGLHARPATALVNAVNSFTSDVNLEANGRTVNLKSIMGVMSLGISKGVQVKVSANGSDEEAALEAVERAIKAEELGV; encoded by the coding sequence ATGGTTGAAAAAACGTTTACAATTACACACGAAGCTGGGTTGCATGCAAGACCAGCAACAGCATTAGTGAATGCTGTTAACTCATTCACATCAGATGTAAATCTAGAGGCGAATGGAAGAACTGTTAACTTAAAATCAATAATGGGAGTTATGTCACTAGGAATATCAAAAGGTGTACAAGTGAAAGTTTCTGCAAATGGTAGTGATGAAGAAGCAGCACTTGAAGCGGTTGAACGAGCTATAAAGGCTGAAGAACTAGGTGTATAA